A stretch of Desulfotalea psychrophila LSv54 DNA encodes these proteins:
- the trpS gene encoding tryptophan--tRNA ligase: MKILSGIQPSGQLHIGNYFGMMQTMIDQMESSDLHVFIVDYHALTSVRDPKVLAKGTLEAAADFLALGLDPDKCTFWVQSDVPAVCELMWLLSVLTPMGLVERCHSYKDKVAKGIQASHGLFSYPVLMAADILLYQADIVPVGKDQKQHLEFARDLAQKFNNEYGETFTIPEPGISKHTATIPGLDGQKMSKSYGNTIPIFSEGKPLKKRVMAIETDAKGIEEPKDPDSCNLYQLLKLFATPDRLAEIRGLYVNGGAAYGYLKLELLDLLNDKFGAARQKKAEYLADPAELRRILAKGAEKARAKAAVTIDLVRERVGIKY; this comes from the coding sequence ATGAAAATATTATCTGGAATACAACCCTCTGGCCAGCTTCATATTGGTAATTATTTTGGTATGATGCAAACAATGATAGATCAGATGGAGAGCTCTGATCTCCATGTCTTCATTGTGGATTATCATGCCCTGACAAGTGTCCGTGATCCGAAGGTCCTGGCTAAGGGTACCCTGGAGGCGGCGGCAGATTTTCTTGCCCTTGGTCTTGATCCCGACAAATGTACCTTTTGGGTGCAGTCGGATGTGCCGGCGGTATGTGAACTTATGTGGCTGCTTTCCGTGTTGACGCCCATGGGTCTGGTAGAGCGTTGTCATTCCTATAAGGATAAGGTTGCCAAGGGTATTCAGGCAAGTCATGGTCTCTTCTCGTATCCGGTTTTGATGGCAGCAGATATTCTTCTCTATCAGGCAGACATTGTACCGGTAGGTAAGGATCAGAAACAGCATCTTGAGTTTGCCCGTGATCTTGCTCAAAAATTTAATAATGAGTACGGCGAGACCTTTACCATTCCAGAGCCGGGTATCAGCAAGCATACAGCCACTATTCCGGGGCTTGATGGCCAGAAAATGTCAAAATCCTATGGCAATACTATTCCCATATTTTCTGAGGGCAAGCCTCTGAAGAAACGGGTTATGGCCATTGAGACCGATGCTAAGGGAATTGAAGAGCCTAAGGATCCTGATAGCTGTAATCTCTATCAACTGCTTAAGCTTTTTGCCACTCCGGATCGCCTTGCTGAAATTCGTGGTCTCTATGTTAACGGTGGCGCAGCCTATGGTTATCTTAAGCTTGAACTTCTTGACCTGCTCAACGATAAATTTGGCGCTGCCCGTCAGAAAAAGGCAGAGTATCTTGCCGATCCGGCAGAGCTTCGTCGCATTTTGGCGAAGGGTGCTGAAAAGGCCCGGGCCAAGGCAGCTGTGACCATTGATTTGGTACGGGAGAGGGTTGGCATCAAATATTAA
- the dnaK gene encoding molecular chaperone DnaK — protein sequence MGKIIGIDLGTTNSCVSVMEGGEPKVIANVEGNRTTPSVVAFADNDERLVGMIAKRQAVTNPERTVYAAKRLIGRKFTDAEVQRSQEVSPFDIVEGISGSVAIQVEGHKYRPAEISAMVLGKMKQTAEEYLGEEVTEAVVTVPAYFNDSQRQATKDAGKIAGLDVKRIINEPTAASLAYGLDKKVEEKIAVFDLGGGTFDVSVLEIGDGVFEVKSTNGDTFLGGEDFDMRIVHWLADEFKREQGIDLRSDKMALQRLKEEAEKAKMELSTTVETDINLPFITADASGPKHLNIKLSRSKFETLVEDLVERTVGPCKTALKDAGLSASQIDEVILVGGMSRMPMVQKKVVEIFGKEPHKGVNPDEVVAIGAAIQGGVLQGDVKDVLLLDVTPLSLGIETLGGVTTKLIEKNTTVPTKKSQVFSTAADNQPAVSIHVLQGEREMAEGNKTIGRFELADIPTAPRGVPQIEVTFDLDANGILNVSAKDMGTGKEQSIKITASSGLTDEEIDRMTKDAELHADEDKKRKELVEARNSADGLIHSTEKTLKDLGDKVDAETKENVEKEIANVKTALEGDDVEAIKAAIEALTAASHKLAELMYQQASQETPGDGDAGAAGAKKKDDDDVVDADYEEVK from the coding sequence ATGGGAAAGATTATCGGAATCGATCTGGGAACCACTAACTCTTGTGTTTCCGTAATGGAAGGTGGCGAGCCGAAGGTTATTGCCAACGTAGAGGGAAATAGAACAACTCCTTCCGTTGTCGCATTTGCGGATAATGATGAGCGTCTGGTAGGTATGATCGCTAAGCGTCAGGCTGTAACAAATCCTGAGCGTACCGTCTATGCAGCAAAAAGACTTATCGGTCGTAAGTTCACCGACGCTGAAGTTCAGCGCTCCCAAGAGGTAAGCCCTTTTGATATAGTAGAAGGCATCAGTGGTAGTGTTGCCATACAAGTTGAGGGTCATAAATATCGCCCAGCCGAGATCTCGGCCATGGTACTTGGTAAGATGAAGCAGACCGCCGAGGAGTATCTTGGCGAAGAGGTAACCGAGGCTGTTGTTACCGTACCTGCATATTTCAATGATTCACAGCGTCAGGCAACCAAGGATGCAGGTAAGATTGCAGGGCTTGATGTAAAACGTATTATCAACGAGCCAACTGCGGCTTCTCTTGCCTACGGCCTTGATAAGAAGGTTGAAGAAAAGATTGCGGTATTCGATCTTGGTGGCGGTACCTTTGATGTATCCGTTCTCGAAATCGGTGATGGTGTTTTCGAAGTAAAATCAACCAACGGTGATACTTTCCTTGGTGGTGAAGATTTCGATATGCGTATTGTTCATTGGCTTGCCGACGAGTTCAAACGCGAGCAGGGAATTGATCTTCGTAGCGACAAAATGGCCCTTCAGCGTCTTAAGGAAGAGGCTGAGAAGGCAAAAATGGAGCTTTCTACCACCGTAGAGACCGACATTAACCTGCCATTTATCACCGCTGATGCAAGCGGTCCTAAGCATTTGAACATTAAGCTGAGCCGTTCAAAATTCGAAACATTGGTAGAAGATCTTGTTGAGCGTACCGTAGGTCCATGTAAGACCGCTCTTAAAGATGCTGGCCTTTCTGCTTCTCAAATCGACGAGGTTATCCTTGTTGGTGGTATGAGCCGTATGCCAATGGTTCAGAAGAAGGTTGTGGAAATTTTTGGTAAAGAGCCACACAAGGGAGTTAATCCCGATGAGGTTGTAGCCATTGGTGCTGCAATTCAGGGTGGAGTTCTTCAGGGTGATGTAAAAGACGTTCTTCTTCTCGATGTAACGCCTCTTTCTCTTGGTATTGAAACCCTTGGTGGTGTAACCACTAAGCTTATCGAGAAAAACACCACCGTTCCAACCAAGAAGAGCCAGGTATTCTCTACTGCAGCTGACAATCAGCCAGCAGTTTCTATCCACGTGCTCCAAGGTGAGCGTGAGATGGCAGAGGGTAATAAGACCATTGGTCGTTTTGAGCTTGCCGATATTCCAACGGCACCTCGCGGTGTACCTCAGATCGAGGTGACCTTTGACCTTGATGCAAACGGTATTCTCAACGTATCTGCAAAGGATATGGGAACCGGCAAAGAGCAGTCTATTAAGATTACCGCCTCTTCCGGACTTACCGATGAAGAGATCGATCGTATGACCAAGGACGCCGAGCTCCACGCCGATGAAGATAAGAAGCGTAAAGAGTTGGTTGAAGCTCGTAACTCTGCAGATGGTTTGATCCACTCCACCGAGAAGACCCTTAAGGATCTTGGCGATAAGGTAGATGCTGAAACCAAAGAGAACGTAGAGAAAGAGATTGCAAACGTAAAGACCGCACTCGAAGGCGATGATGTTGAGGCAATTAAGGCAGCTATTGAGGCCCTTACTGCCGCTTCTCATAAGCTTGCCGAGCTTATGTATCAGCAAGCATCTCAGGAAACCCCTGGTGATGGCGATGCTGGTGCTGCTGGTGCAAAGAAAAAAGATGATGATGACGTTGTTGATGCAGACTACGAAGAAGTGAAGTAA